The DNA region AAAGTGTCAATTCCAACAAATattgaactaaaaaaaaattcttgatttCGAAATGGTTTGCCATCTGAGATGAATCTATTAAGCGATTTGTTATCCTTTAGTTATTGAATTGCGTTCGCTATCTTGCATACGCATAAAGACCATAAAAAGAACGTAAATGGTtctttcatatattttctttaattgaATGAACGTTCTCTCAAAATACTTCAATTGGTACACGCAAGAAATAGGCTAATTCAGCAGCCTTTTGTTCCATTTCTCGTGGATCAAATTCTCATCAGTACGGGTCAAGGAATGGACCCCTGGAAAGTCCATATATAAGAACACGACGAGCATAAATACTTTTAAGTATTCTAACGGACTGAATATAAAGATCGGAGGAATATGCGACGATTTTCCATTCTtaacataaaatacataatttccTTTCCCAATGGATCATATACCACTACCTACATTCCAACGGAATGGTATACAAATAACAGATCTCAATGAATACAATTCCGTAGAAAGACATCACGATTCCTATGGAACAAAACGATGTGCTGAGAACAAAAAGATATCAAGATCTGGTCCAAGACGAACCAACTGCGGTAAAGgagatttattatttttcgAACCATTGAATTCTAATATATGTTCTGATCGCCAAGTCATACTCCTGGATTGCATTTTATTGGAATTGAACTAATCCTTTGATGGGTGTCGCAATGGCCTTCATTTGCGGTATTTCTATCTATTATTTTGGAGATTTATAACTCTTCCGTTTTATTGGATGGAATTTCAATGAATTAGGTCTATAAGAACCCCAAAGTCCTTGCTTTTGAGTCCAAAATGAATCATTTAGAGCTCCGATTTCTAGTCCattctattttcttttggtaGTTCGATCATGGAATTTCTTTGTTTCTGTATTTCCGGAGTATGAGTGTGTGACTTGTTATAATTGATCCTATTGATAGTACAGAGAATGGGTCTGTCATCTTGATAGAGATGGTTCTACTTCGTCAGATATTTATTCGAATATTTGGAACACGAAATAgattaagaaatatttgaacTATGATTCATACTTAATATTCATACCTCGTGTCCGGGTTCCAAAAAATTGTCAAACAAATATTCTAATTTCTAAATCGAAAGATTCTTTTCTTTCAACCCCTATTTATATTTTGACCAAAAGCAAAacctttctttgaatttttagTCATTCTATTTATTCAGGGAATAAGTGATGATCCGAGGATTCTTACTCAGGGAATCCTTGATTTGATTTAGGTTAGGTTTTTTTATTGAATCATCGTGGTTCTAGTATGAATCTGAGGTTTTGATTGGACTTGGGATCTTAATCGATTCATAGGGTCTTAACAAGAGAATTCCTATcaataataaagaaaacaaataataaaaGCCATATTCCACAAAAACAAATTATAGGGAAAAAGAGAATTCAAGAGGCCCATAAGTATCAAAATAAAGATAAAGACGACTGCGCCaacttgatattttggtattaTCGCCACAAAGAAGAGCTTTCGGATTTTCCAGAGAAGATGGGATCAGaacttaataaatttaaaactttCTATTCCATATCCGTTGCAACTAGTATTTGGGTGTTTTTGCTTGAGCTGTACGAGATGAAAGTCTCATATACGGTTCTCAGAGGGGAGTTCCGCCTATCTCAATAAAGTATATGATTGGTTCGAAGAACGTCTCGAGATTCAAGCAATTGCGGATGATATAACTAGTAAATACGTTCCTCCCCACGTCAATATATTTTATTGTTTAGGGGGAATTACGCTTACTTGTTTTTTAGTACAAGTAGCTACTGGGTTTTATATAATAACTATGCTAACTTTTTACTATCGTCCGACCGTTACTGAGGCTTTTGCTTCTGTTCAATACATAATGACTGAAGCCAACTTTGGTTGGTTAATCCGATCAGTTCATCGATGGTCGGCAAGTATGATGGTCCTAATGATGATCCTGCATGTATTTCGTGTGTATCTCACCGGCGGATTTAAAAAACCTCGCGAATTGACTTGGGTTACAGGTGTGGTTCTAGCTGTATTAACCGCATCTTTTGGCGTAACTGGTTATTCCTTACCTCGGGACCAAATTGGTTATTGGGCAGTGAAAATAGTAACAGGTGTCCCTGACGCTATTCCTGTAATAGGATCACCTTTGGTCGAATTATTGCGCGGAAGCGCTAGTGTGGGACAATCCACTTTGACTCGTTTTTATAGTTTACACACTTTTGTATTGCCGCTTCTTACTGCCGTATTTATGTTAATGCACTTTCCAATGATACGTAAACAAGGTATTTCTGGGCCTTTATAGagcaacaaataaaaatatatccTAAATATTTGTAATCAATCATTTATCACTTGGTGGAGGAATATATAGTATTTCATTGCTACAAGTATGGATTATTGAAAATAATAAGACATGGATTTGGATATTTCCCTTTAATTATTCATGTCAACTAAACGGGGGGATTGAAGGGAATTTTGTGAAGAGAAAATGGATTATGGGAGTGTGTGACTTGAACTATTGATTGGTCTGTGTAGATATATGCCTGCCACATGGGAATTCACAACCAAATGTGTCTTTGTTCCAATCGCCGTGTAAGCCCTATACAGAGGATAGGCTGGTTCGCTTAAAGAGAATCTTTTCTATGATCAGGTCCGAATCATGTTGTACATGAGCAGGCTCCGTAAGATCCAGTATAAGTGAACTAGATAAAACGGGATCTTGATTCCGCTTTATCTAGTTCACTTATAAGATTTAATAGTATGTAAATGTATTCATTTCCTCTGCATTGACACGATCAATACTACTATCGGAGTGAAACAAGGGAtctaaagaagaagagaggCTAGACTATATTAGTAACAAGCAAACCTTGTATGTGTATCTCCAAACATTTTGGAGATAAATACCAATTAGAAGGTCTGAGACGACCCAGAAAGCACTTGATTATATCATGATCTAATTTGTAAGCCTACTTGGGTCTTGAGTATTTACTTGTAAGAACAGAATTCTTTGTTTTGTAATGGATAGTTGCAACTCCGTAAAAAAGAATTCAGTCAAATTTTTCTTACATTGAACCATTcctatattatatatgtgtatgtgtaaatACAGGTaccatatataaattttatatggATATATGGATTCGTTTGGTTCTTTTTATTCTTGCTCGAGCTGGATGATTAAAAATTATCATGTCCAGTTCCCTCGGGGGATGGATCTATAAGAATTCACCTATCCCAATAACAAAAAAACCTGACTTGAATGATCCTGTATTAAGAGCTAAATTGGCTAAAGGTATGGGTCATAATTATTATGGAGAGCCCGCATGGCCCAATgatcttttatatatttttccagtAGTAATTCTAGGTACTATTGCATGTAATGTAGGTTTAGCCGTTTTAGAACCATCAATGATTGGTGAACCGGCAGATCCATTTGCAACCCCTTTGGAAATATTACCTGAATGGTATTTCTTTCCTGTATTTCAAATACTTCGTACAGTGCCCAATAAATTATTGGGGGTTCTTTTAATGGTTTCAGTACCTGCGGGATTATTAACAGTACCTTTTTTAGAGAATGTTAATAAATTCCAAAATCCATTTCGCCGTCCAGTAGCGACGACTGTCTTTTTGATTGGTACCGCAGTCGCCCTTTGGTTGGGCATTGGTGCAACATTACCTATTGATAAATCCCTAACTTTAggtctttttttaaattttttaattgattCAATTGTGAAATAACACGACATGCGTATCTAGGGAATAGTTTCTTCAAAGCGATTCTCCCTAGATACAtctattcaatttaattctgaaaaaaatatattatattattgtgcgaatatatgatatgatatattaacgaaatatttttctaaaatgcCCAATATCCCCTTCGaatcaaacaaacaaagaatTTTCATTGAGTTCTTACGCTTTCATTCAACTCAATTGTTCGATATATTACATTTTGGGATGAACCCAATCCGGAATATGAACCATAAAAGAAAATACCTATTAAACCGATTACAAGAATACCAGCTACAGTACCTATTACCCAAAGAGGAATCCTTCCAGTAGTATCGGCCATTTACCCCACTTCCCTCCAGATTTCATCAAGTGGTCATGCTAGAGACATAAACAGTCATGGATAATTAAATTATGAGATCCTTCCGAATGAGCTAAGAGAATcttatttattctctttcgtTTTCTTAATTGAAGAAATAATTGGAAAATAAAACAGCAAGTACAAAAATGAGTAATAACCCCAGTAGAGACTGGTACGATTCAATTCAACATTTTGTTCGTTCGGGTTTGATTGTGTCGTAGCTCTATAATTCGGATTAAGTTTATCGTTGGATGAACTGCATTGCTGATATTGATCCCAAAAAAAAGACGGTAGGTACAGCTTTATGTCTGTGAACAGCCAACCATCGTACTGTAAAAATTGGATAGGTTCGATCTATAGTCATTAGGGCCTCCTAAAACGATCTACTAAATTCATCGAGTTGTTCCAAAGGATCAAAACGGCCAGTTATTAATGGAATTCCTTGTCGGCTCTCTGTAAAATACTCGTTTGGCCGAGGGCTTCCAAACACATCGTAAGCTAAACCGGTGCTGACAAATAACCAACCCGCAATGAATAGGGAAGGTATAGTAATGCTATGAATGACCTTGAACAGTATCGAATTCTACTGGTAATAATATCAGCAAACGAACGTTCTCCTGTGCTTCCAGACATGCTGAGCTCCACATATTCTTGTACAGTCAAAGAAGATCGATTCCGTAAAAGATGAGATCAGTAAATGACAATTGACTGAAATTGCATCTTTGTGAGATCGTCAATATTGTACCGAGGGCGTCTTTAGAGTATACCGAATCAGTATAGCTATCCTTCTTCTGACACAGCAACGCAATTTGAATTAGTATCAAAAGTAAGtactaaataatttattttttcctttacttGTTGATGTAAAATCATCTTCCATTCAATagaaaattctttcaattcaaCGAAAGAGATTCTCATATTCCCACAATTTAAGAAGTTAATGGTCGAGTAAGAAATAAGAGTAGTAGATCATATTcgatgaaagaaaaaatagaataattGGAATCCATAGTTGTGATGCATTGTTGTGGATCTCGACCCAAAGGTTCTTTCTTGATCTAGCTACAAGGATGGGGCAGTATGGAAAGATAAAATGTGGAACCTAATAGAAATTACTAGTTTTAGAATCTAgttggacaaaaaaaaagatttttcaagcGATTGTGTGATAACTTTTTCCTCTTCTCCATCATTcaagatattatgtgaattaataTATTACTGAATCTAATGAGTTAAActtaaattaaagtaaaaagaaaaagttttatttttataaggtAACTGTTCGCTTTAAAATCGAAAATGGATTCGATACAATTCAACAGAATCTAAGAAATGATCAAATTCGAAAATCATTTCTATTTTGATTCTATAAAAATTCAAGTTTCATTTTTGAATGAAGTTAGACAATACAGCTCTTATTAATTTAATAGTTTACCCAAGAGTTACTCAATGAATCGGTTGATTGGAATTCCGGGATGGATAGATGTTACAGATGATGaatcaatttcttttatatgtcTGTCACTTTATCTTTGTTAGTGCTGTCTGCCTATAATGATAGATGAATCAAAAACTTTTCATTCAACTTATTCTTTCAATTGAAATTGAGATTTTTACCTACCCTCCTATTTTGCCAAATTTGAAACTTAGGTAAGTGCTTTTtaaacatatgtataaaaagaaCATATTTCATTTAATTTAGCCCCTTCATGCTTACTATAACTAGTTATTTCGGTTTTCTATTAGCGGCTTTAACTATAACCTCAGCTCTATTTATTGG from Lycium ferocissimum isolate CSIRO_LF1 chromosome 2, AGI_CSIRO_Lferr_CH_V1, whole genome shotgun sequence includes:
- the LOC132033931 gene encoding cytochrome b6-f complex subunit 4-like, with the protein product MSSSLGGWIYKNSPIPITKKPDLNDPVLRAKLAKGMGHNYYGEPAWPNDLLYIFPVVILGTIACNVGLAVLEPSMIGEPADPFATPLEILPEWYFFPVFQILRTVPNKLLGVLLMVSVPAGLLTVPFLENVNKFQNPFRRPVATTVFLIGTAVALWLGIGATLPIDKSLTLGLFLNFLIDSIVK